The genome window tgtattttagCTGGCTATAGGGAACATCTATCTCTCTTCCTAAAAGCAAGAAATCTTTGAACTGGGTCAATTCACTGTCCCAATCCTTTTATTCTCAACTATATGAGAATATACCATCTTAgccattgctttttcttttctccttttttcttccacACCCAAATGAAGGTGTGTgggagattaaaaacaaaacaaaacaaaacaaaaatagcataAAGAGGACACAGCAGAGCACTCAGATTACAAGGTGGTTTATTGAGTTAGTGGCATGCGGGGAAGTTCTTCCCGTGATCAGCAAATGCAGGCATTACAGTGCAAATCCAGAGGGAGAAGCTGGGTGCGGTCAGGAGGGCCTCAAGCCCAGGGCCTGGTCAGCTGGTGATGTGCAGAGCTCTCTAGAGGGGACTGTGGCTCATCGTGGGGGCAGCTGGACGCAGAGACACCCCCCTACTTGGAAAAGCAACGTTCAGGTCTCACTCCTCCCTGAAAACGAAGGCGGGGAGAGGAAGGTGAGGCCTGATATTCACCGAGAGGCAGCAACCGACACTCCAATTCTTATCAACCCAGAAAAAACATCCtccaaaggaaggagaaaattccCAGTAACTTCGTGGCTTCCTGCCTGCGCTGTGGCTGCAGGAGCAGCGATTCCCAGGCCAGGTCCTCTGCCCTTTTCTCAGGCCCCAGGCACCTGACGGGCCCAGAGGGACCGCAGGTGAGGCCCACACACTCACCGGCTCTTCTGGCGGTACTGTTGTAGCGCTTTCTCTGCCACAGTCTCCATAAACTTAGGATTGGAGACTTCTTGTGGGACCGTCACAGTGAAGGGGTAGGAATCAAAGAGCTTCACAACCACCTTAGTGAGGCCAGAGGGAACGCTGGGGTCAGAACTGTGGGAATTCACCTAAAAGGAGAAAAGTCACGAGAGGGCGGAAACAACAGTCAACACGGACTCATTTGGCACCTGAAGTCAGGCTTGATTCAGATCAGTTGACCCCTTTGCTTTTTACTGACTTCGACATCTATGCAACTTGGTGAACAGAAATGCCCTAATTCAGAGACCCTCGTTTGTGGGTGTAAATGTCATTCACGAAGGACCAACCCGGGGGAGCCCCACCGAGTAAAACGTTTCCTTTGAGGAGCCACTGGCCACGCGGTGGTAGAAGAGGaatcagggaaagaaaaagaaaaggttcccAGCGCTAGAGGGAAGCTTCTTATCACTGGAGGAGAACGATGGGCCAATTCATGAGCCATCCTAGGCAGGACAGGGCACCAAGGCAGCACCCCGGAAAGAGCACTAGCTCTGCAGCCAGGCAGACAGGTTCAAACAAACACCCAGGTGATCACCCTGCAGATAGGAGACCCTGGGTTAGCTGTTGaacctctcagtttcctcatctgtaaaatgggtttatgACATTCCACGTCACTGAGTGATGAGGTTTCCATGCACCACTGGACCTGAGGTTTTTGTTTCCTGCCATACGACAAGTGCTCAGTGAAAAGCAGACATGCCCTCTTGAACATCTTCACCCCGTTTCAGCCCCGGGGGAGGGTCACATGAGCTCCAGACAACACCTTGAGCCCAGCTTCAGCGTGTGGCCAGGTCAGACTCACCGTGGAGACCTGGAGATAATGCTGGCTGTCGCTGTGTGTGAGGTTGGCCAGCTGGGACACCCAGGTGAACTGCTCGTTCAGCTGCTTCAGCAGGGAGGACGTGTTCAGCATCTTCTGCTGGTAGGACTGGAGCAGCTGGTCGTAGAGCTTGCTGAACTTCTCCGCCAGCTGCAGGGACATGTTCAGCTGCTGCCGCAGCTGCATCTGAGAGGAGTCGTTGGCTGAACAGTCTGCccggagatttaaaaaaaaaaaaaaaaaaaaaaaaaaagacaaatgacagaaACGTGAAGGGAGAGCTAAAAAGGGATGAAAACAAATGGCAACCAGTTCACGCGGCCAGGGCCTAAGGCAGAGCTACTCCAAGCTCCAGTCCACCAAGCGTTTGCTAGCAGCCCAGGACAAAACAGACGGCTCGCCCCGAACGTAAATCAGCACGCGCGTCCTTCATTGAGAAGGTCTTGCTCTGGGAGACGATGTCAGCTGAACTAAAGTGTCTCAGTGACATCACTGATTTCTCTTTGGGTGCGAGACCCTGTGTCCGCGGGGACCAGCAGTGAGGGGCACTGCCCACACCTCAAGAAGCGCGGACCTCAGGCCTCCATAGGCTCAGACCtcactgccctcctccctccatcaGTCATTTCAGGAGACGGTGGATGTTACTTGTAGCTGCCATTTGCATGGTACCTGCTATGTTACCAGGCACCACCAAGTGCTCTGGATAGCCGTGATCTCTAATAGTCAGATGTATTCTGACGTTCAGTATTATCAAGAATGAGACTGAGGACCAGAGCGGTAAATCATTTGCCTAAAGTCATAGGATGAACGATTTGCGAGGGCAGGATGCTGAACCCCGGGCTTTAACTCCTAAACTTGGGCTCTTCCTACCCTGAGTCTGTGGCTCTGGAAAATTCTCCAAGCTTGCCTATATCTGTAGAGCTGGAAATTCTGGCCCCAAGAGCCCGGGTAGCAGAAGAGCCGGTCAGGACCCTCGGGCCACAGAGCACAGTAGCCTGGGGTCGGGCACCCGGGCTGTCGCCAAGCTCACCAGAGAGCACGGAAGCTCATTGCTTTTGGTCACCAGGTGCCCACTGCAGGATGTCAGGTGGATAAGAGCTGGAAactaccctctctctctctctctaaaaactactgtttttctctcccttgatttttgaaaaatatcccCCAAAGAGCACATCAAACCCAAGCAAGTCTGGGGAAAGGAGGAGTTCTTGGCACACTTCACCACGGTGGCTGTAatgatttctattaaaataaaatacaatgtcgGGTGGGGCAAGACATAGGATTATTAACAATAAACTGggttgaaaaagatatatataatgGCGAAACTTAACTCTTCTTACCAGGGAATCATTGAAAATAAGGACAGTCATTGAGAACTGGGTAACAGTCTAGAGCAGTGGCTCTCACCTGGGGCGGTGCTGTCCCCAGGGATATCTGACAAGGTCTGAAAACCTTTTTGGTGTCACgactggggtgagggtgggaggctACTGGCctccagtgggtagaggccagggatacttCTAAACATcccacagtgcacaggacagcccgcCACAAAGAAAGATCTGGTCCCAAATGCCAAAGTAGTACCCAAGTTGCGAAATTCCAGTCTGGAGGTCCCGGGCAGCACATGCTCAGATGGCTGCAAGCCCCTTAGATAAGAGGTCATAAGTCTTCCTCAATGTAGGAAAGAAAACCACTGTTTCAGGAAGCTGTGATCAGTGAACATTAAGATCAGTGCCAGGGGCGCCCATCTGAGCTTGGGCATCCGTAGGTCTCTTCTTCTGGCCCTAACGTGACTTTCTCATGGTGTGATTTACACTCTGCTAATCATGGTATTTTATGGGATAAACCCAGGAGGTTGTGTACTCACCTCTCGCTTCTTCATAGATCAGCCTCTTACAGcacttgtatttcttttgcaGTAGCTTCTAAAATCACAGCAATGAGACTAGGACTATTTAACTAGACTCTGAAGGCCTGCCCGGGCAAACCCAAAAAGTATTAAGTACGAGCAAAGCCGCAAGATCGATCCGCTCGGTACAAGGGAAACAATTAACTTTTCCCGAGCATAGACTGTTGTGGGCCAGGAAGTGTTTCGCCGCTTTTACAGGTGTTATTTCCAAGTAAGCAGAATTTAGTCCCCCTGATAAAACCGAAGGAAACAGCGGAAGGGAGGTATTTCCTCTGCCTCAGGGACCAGCCTACCAAAGGTAAAGTTGCCGGGAAGCTAGGGTACCACGAGGAGAGACCCACGTGTTCAGGGTAGAGAACACACCAGCACCGGTTGGGAACACATCACAAACGCCCCCAGGGCGTTGTGTAATCTTGGGCAGGTCACCAAACCTTCTCTGActgagtttcctcctctgtaagacAGGGATGGTAACTGTAGCCACCCCGGTTATTCCAGGGAAAAGAGTAAATGTTTGTAAAGTGTTTACAAGAGTGTTTAGTAACAAACACATGGGAAGAGTTTGTTTAACAGAATCCACACTGCCGAAACTCTGTCTGCAGCAAAACATGAGGACGTCTACTAGGTTTGGCCCTTGGGAACAGACTAACTGAGGGAAGTCAAAGGATGACAGCTCTTTAGAAAAGCACGGCAGCCCCTGCCACCGTCGGCCTGTTAACCGTGAGCTGGATCGTGTGGTAAGCACCTTGCATTCTGTCTCCCGACTTCAGGGACAGCCCCTCATCTTAACCCGCGACCCCAGATGGGGACCCAAGCAGAGCCGGGCAAAGGACTCCCCCACCCAGAGTCACAGCTGGAAGGCAGCAGAGCTGGCGTTTGAGCTCCCATCCGTCTGAGCCCATAAAAGCAGCCCTAGTGAGGTGCTGGAGACCCGAGGACACAGGAGACCACGGGGCCCCCCGACTCACCCATGGACAAGATCTCCTGGCACTTTTCACACTGGTCCTTCATCTTCAGGCATCCCGTGGAGTTGTGGCGGATTTCCTTGCACACGGTGCGGTCACTGCTGTTTTCTGGAGACAAACGAGGGAAAGTCATACAGAGCGACACAGAGATGGACCACCGCGATCTCCCAGAGCCCTTTCACACTACTGTCTGGCCCTTTGCCATGGCTCTGGGGGCAGAGCAGGTTGGACTCTGGTTGTTTGCCTGCAGACACAGGCTCGGATCGGAGCTCCCTGCAGCGGGACCAGGGGGTGGTCCCCAGGGCCCCCTGAGCTGGGTtcggccccctcccccaccatccccacctGCTGGCACGTCTCCTGCCTGCTCGTACTTCTCTTTGGCATTATAACCCGTGCTGCTCTGCATTCTGTCTGGCTCATTTCTCTCCCCGGGCCAGACAGCAAGCGCCTTGAAGGCAGGACTAGGATCCACCTTAGAACCTCCTTATAACACAGGGAGCCCCCCATTATGGATATGCAGTAAACTCCTTGTTCAATTCAATACCCTCCTGCGTTTCCAATCTGTTTCAAGCCGCAGCCCAGTGCTGGTCAAACTGCAGCGTTTAGGAGATGGGGTTGGCCAACGAGTGTCTATTggttcaatgaaaaaaatcacttctgaAAGTTTTGGCTTCTCGGGTCCATGTTAGAGTTccttcattcaaaatatattcattgtGTGCCCATTCTCTACCAGACCCTAAGGTTACAGCCACAGACAGCTTTCTTAACTGTACCGTGAGCTGATTATATAATGTGTTGCCAATATATGCATGGCGTCCACATAAAGCCACCTGAGTTCCCAAGACAAAGGGGTCTAGTTCTCTAGAGGAAACAGTCAGTGTCATGCCCTCCAGCTGCTGGAAGGAGCTTGGTACACTCGAAAGAATACAGATTCCGAATCCTGCAGGGCTAGATTTGACCGGCTCCCACTTTATCAGCTCTGAACCCTTGGACATGCTCCTTGACTGTCCTGTCATAGTTTTCTCCCCATCAAACCGGGATGAGAGCACCCTCCCCAGGTTTCTGGGGGCGGAATTCAGATGACACATGCCAAGCCCCGGCCACAGTTCTGAGCATCTCAAGGGTTAGCATCTCAATGAACTGTGAGTTCCCATCCCATCCTTCTAACCTCCTGGGAATTCCGCCATCGGGAAGCGGTAGGGAGTTCTCCGCATGTGGGCATCCATGGCCTGCTGGGCCTCGTGGATCATGTCAAAGAAGGGCTGAAACATGTCATGGAAGTTCAGGGGTTCCAACAAGGGGAAAGGCATGACATTCCGGGCGAAGCGGGACTTGGGACTGAAGAAGAGCGATCCCCTTGGGAACGAGCCGAAGGGCGAGTAGTACTGGGTGTCCTGGAACTTCCGGGGAAAGAACCGGTCCTGGAAGAGCTCGTCCATGATGTTGGATGCACGGTTGAAGCTGTCCTCCATGACGTCCATCACGTGGCCCTGCTGCCGGTCGTTCTCCAGCAGGGAGTCGATGCGGTCACCGTTGATCCACAAGTAGAAGGGGGTGCTCTGGTTCAGGAACTCCTCGAGCTGCGACAGGAGACAGGGGACAGTCAGGGATGCTTCCCCCTTGTCAAGACGGGCCAGGCCCGGCCCCTCCTGGCTGCACCCGGGGCAACTCAGAGTCACAGCAGGCGGCAGAAAGCCAGGCTGGGACTGGCTCCCCATCTCTGCACTGTCCAGGTCAGTGCACTTCCATTCTACCGACCCCAAGGGGAAGAGTTTAGGAAGACCTGCGAGGCCGAGAGAGTCACAAGGCCCGTCACATGAGACTAGTCTGCTGTCCTCTTTGGCCACTGGTGATCCCCAAGCCCACTCAGCCAAGGGCCAACTGATGGGACTCCTGGAAAGGGCAAAATTCATGAGCCCTAGCTGAGCAAGgcctgcaggggagggaggatCAATAATAGGGTACTAATAATTCTTAATTCCTTCTGTTTAAGTGCACGCAGGGCTCTGCCATACCGTGGAGCCATTTGTTACGTTAGGCAGCTAATAATTGCTGAATGAGAGTCTTCGAAGATGGCAGATACCTGGCGCAGGTGCTTTTCCTGACTCCACATTACTGCACTCATAGCAGACATTACCAACTGATCACAGCGCTCTGGGCCCAAATGCAGTCAGAACTAATCAATTGCATCTGGTATGTGAAATGaagctgtgatattgtgatttataataagaaatatatatttggtctggTCCTTGACAAAGAGGTCCTaaagcccttggaatttcctgtgataagagcaataaaggtgtcttttgttatgttagtGAGGTGACTTTTCGGAAAGCACCTAGGGATGGGGGCTGGTCGCCAGGGGAGCCAACCCTaggattagagggttggaactttcagccccaccctgtGATTtccaaggaggggagaggggctggaccTTGAATCAGTGACcaatggtcaatgatttaatcaatcgtaCCTATGTAATGATGCCTCCATTAAACCCAAAAGGATGAGCTTGGGGAGCTTCTGGGTTGATGAACACACGTGCCAATGAGATGCAGGAGACTGTTGAACTCGAAGAGGGCATGGAAGTTCCCCATcctttccccatccctccccctgggcatctcttccatctggctgtttctgagttatatccttttataacacACCAATAATCTAGTACGTAAAATGTTTCTCCGAGTTCTGTGAGCTCCTCTagaaaattaattgaacccaaggaggcaGTCATGGGAATCTCTAATCtacagccagtcagtcagaaaCACAGGTGACCACCTGGACTTGTGATCAGCGGctgaagttgggggtgggggtggggatggggaggcgtcctgtgggactgagccctgagCCTGTGGGGTAGGACGCTGTCTCTGGGTAGACAGGGTCAGAGCTGAGTTCAACTGCAGGACACCCAGCCGGTGCGGGAGAAATGCTTGATGGGGAAATCCTCACACTTGGAATTGGGTGCAGAATCAAAGAAGCATATTCAGTTCTCCTCACTGCCCAACCAGAGCCCAGGCTGTGCTGAAGAAGCGGGGCCCCTTGTCACCTG of Physeter macrocephalus isolate SW-GA unplaced genomic scaffold, ASM283717v5 random_279, whole genome shotgun sequence contains these proteins:
- the CLU gene encoding clusterin, which codes for MKTLLLLVGLLLSWENGRAISDKELQEMSTEGSKYVNKEIKNALKEVKQIKTLIEQTNEERKSLLGSLEEAKKKKEDALNDTKDSETKLKASQGVCNETMTALWEECKPCLKQTCMKFYARVCRSGSGLVGQQLEEFLNQSTPFYLWINGDRIDSLLENDRQQGHVMDVMEDSFNRASNIMDELFQDRFFPRKFQDTQYYSPFGSFPRGSLFFSPKSRFARNVMPFPLLEPLNFHDMFQPFFDMIHEAQQAMDAHMRRTPYRFPMAEFPGENSSDRTVCKEIRHNSTGCLKMKDQCEKCQEILSMDCSANDSSQMQLRQQLNMSLQLAEKFSKLYDQLLQSYQQKMLNTSSLLKQLNEQFTWVSQLANLTHSDSQHYLQVSTVNSHSSDPSVPSGLTKVVVKLFDSYPFTVTVPQEVSNPKFMETVAEKALQQYRQKSREE